A genomic window from Candidatus Methylacidiphilum fumarolicum includes:
- a CDS encoding FkbM family methyltransferase translates to MNGYTRWYYWKRKLALYKKDLGSYTRESSCFLRSKICQIILWTFYKKIFKGDWSLYLDNGSKFIYRSEKGFIPLSFSFSGITDYREMKFLSRYLREGDYVFDCGANQGLYSIYMAKLVGEKGKVVAIEPCERFIQFLNRNKNENKFYCIEVHQIAAANKEGKTFFLEKGPYSRLDPKNTGHDSKAVEVRCLEDLLDDRIHYVFGKIDVEGAELFVLQGLTKMLKNANPPAIQIEITNLTKDYGYSAYDLKEFLLTFGYHIYLYTPWSNTFIYKKEPWKHCLNSLAIHQREIEFVQSRLKGKAE, encoded by the coding sequence GAGAATCTTCCTGTTTTTTAAGATCTAAAATTTGTCAAATTATCCTTTGGACCTTTTATAAAAAGATTTTTAAAGGAGACTGGAGTCTTTATCTTGATAACGGATCGAAATTTATTTACCGCTCTGAAAAGGGTTTTATACCCCTATCCTTTTCTTTTTCTGGAATTACTGATTATAGGGAGATGAAGTTCTTAAGCCGGTATTTGAGAGAAGGAGATTATGTTTTCGATTGCGGTGCCAATCAAGGTCTTTATAGCATATACATGGCAAAACTTGTTGGAGAAAAAGGTAAGGTTGTTGCCATCGAACCTTGCGAAAGATTTATTCAATTTCTTAATAGAAATAAAAATGAAAATAAATTTTATTGCATTGAAGTCCATCAAATTGCTGCTGCTAACAAGGAAGGAAAAACATTCTTTCTTGAAAAGGGTCCCTATAGCCGCCTAGATCCAAAAAACACGGGACATGACTCAAAGGCAGTCGAGGTAAGATGTCTTGAAGATCTTCTTGACGACAGAATTCATTATGTTTTCGGGAAAATAGATGTCGAAGGAGCTGAGCTTTTTGTTCTTCAAGGGTTGACAAAAATGCTTAAAAATGCAAATCCTCCCGCTATTCAAATTGAAATAACAAACTTGACCAAAGACTATGGATATTCAGCCTACGATCTTAAAGAGTTTCTTTTAACCTTTGGCTATCATATTTATCTTTACACTCCATGGTCTAACACTTTCATATATAAAAAAGAACCCTGGAAGCATTGTTTAAACTCTTTAGCCATCCATCAAAGGGAAATAGAATTTGTACAAAGCAGATTAAAAGGTAAGGCAGAGTGA